From the genome of Deltaproteobacteria bacterium, one region includes:
- a CDS encoding tryptophan synthase subunit alpha, producing MSRIAETFARLRAEKRAGFIPFIMAGDPDLDVTRELLRAALDAGVDLIELGVPFSDPMADGPALQRSAERALAVGTTLTGVLDLVAEVRRDSPVPIVLFGYANPFLRYGAERLARDAAASGVDGVLCVDIPPEEADDLEPALAAAGLDMIFLLAPTSDRSRIDAVRARARGFVYYVSITGTTGAAAPDAAAVAAMVDNVRSRVGLPVGIGFGITGPEQAATLARVGDAVVVGSAVMRLVEEHPGAAFLPAARALLRSLADAVHAARA from the coding sequence ATGAGCCGGATCGCCGAGACCTTCGCCCGGCTCCGGGCCGAGAAGCGCGCGGGGTTCATCCCGTTCATCATGGCGGGCGATCCGGACCTCGACGTCACGCGCGAGCTGCTGCGGGCGGCGCTCGACGCCGGCGTCGATCTCATCGAGCTCGGGGTGCCGTTCTCCGATCCGATGGCCGACGGACCCGCGCTGCAACGCTCGGCGGAGCGCGCGCTCGCCGTCGGCACGACGCTCACGGGCGTGCTCGATCTCGTGGCCGAAGTGCGGCGGGACTCGCCGGTGCCGATCGTGCTCTTCGGCTACGCCAACCCGTTCCTGCGTTACGGCGCCGAGCGGCTTGCCCGGGACGCGGCGGCGAGCGGCGTCGACGGCGTCCTCTGCGTCGACATCCCGCCGGAGGAGGCCGACGACCTCGAGCCGGCGCTCGCCGCCGCCGGCCTCGACATGATCTTCCTCCTCGCGCCGACGAGCGACCGTTCGCGGATCGACGCCGTGCGCGCCCGGGCGCGCGGCTTCGTCTATTACGTGTCGATCACCGGCACGACGGGTGCCGCGGCGCCCGATGCCGCGGCGGTCGCGGCGATGGTCGACAACGTGCGGTCTCGGGTCGGCCTGCCGGTCGGCATCGGCTTCGGGATCACGGGGCCCGAGCAGGCGGCAACGCTCGCGCGTGTCGGCGACGCGGTCGTCGTCGGGAGCGCGGTCATGCGGCTCGTCGAGGAGCACCCGGGCGCCGCGTTCCTGCCGGCGGCGCGCGCGCTCCTGCGGAGCCTGGCGGACGCGGTGCACGCGGCGCGCGCGTGA
- a CDS encoding acetyl-CoA carboxylase carboxyltransferase subunit beta → MTTSAAELWTRCDGCRELVYRKQLERRLYVCPRCGHHQRLTAEQRLQLLLDRGTFVERDAGIGSRDVLGFPDQPPYAERLREMQDRAGHHEAVITGTGRIGGREVAIAVFNFHFLGGTMGSAVGEKLTRLIEHACAARLPLVIVSASGGARMQEGIHSLMQMAKLTGALGRLREAGVPYVSICTDPTTGGVAASVALLGDVNLAEPRALVGFAGPRVVAQTLNEELPAEFQRAEFLLRHGMLDAVVERRDLRRTLARVLALLPTRGESADGRGR, encoded by the coding sequence ATGACGACGTCCGCCGCCGAGCTCTGGACCCGCTGCGACGGGTGCCGCGAGCTCGTCTACCGGAAGCAGCTCGAACGTCGTCTCTACGTCTGTCCCCGCTGCGGGCACCACCAGCGGCTCACCGCCGAGCAGCGTCTGCAGCTGCTCCTCGATCGTGGGACCTTCGTCGAGCGCGACGCCGGGATCGGGTCGCGCGACGTCCTCGGGTTTCCCGACCAACCTCCCTACGCCGAACGGTTGCGCGAGATGCAGGATCGCGCCGGCCATCACGAGGCCGTGATCACGGGCACCGGCCGGATCGGCGGGAGGGAGGTCGCGATCGCCGTCTTCAACTTCCACTTCCTCGGGGGCACCATGGGATCGGCCGTGGGGGAGAAGCTCACGCGCTTGATCGAGCACGCTTGCGCGGCCCGCCTGCCGCTCGTCATCGTGTCGGCCTCGGGCGGCGCGCGCATGCAGGAAGGCATCCACTCGCTGATGCAGATGGCGAAGCTCACCGGCGCGCTCGGGCGTCTGCGCGAGGCCGGCGTGCCCTACGTCTCGATCTGCACGGACCCGACGACCGGCGGCGTCGCGGCGTCGGTGGCGCTTCTCGGCGACGTCAATCTCGCCGAGCCGCGTGCCCTCGTCGGTTTCGCCGGGCCGCGGGTCGTCGCGCAGACGTTGAACGAGGAGTTGCCGGCGGAGTTCCAGCGCGCCGAGTTCCTCCTGCGGCACGGCATGCTCGACGCGGTCGTCGAACGCCGCGATCTCCGCCGGACGCTGGCGCGCGTGCTCGCGCTCCTGCCGACGCGAGGCGAATCCGCCGACGGCCGCGGGCGCTGA